In a single window of the Flavivirga spongiicola genome:
- a CDS encoding helix-turn-helix and ligand-binding sensor domain-containing protein: MRQLSFLFFNIFFWACGFLHAQEHPPIEIFSPKDYGAETQNWSISQSKENYIYVANNKGLLEFNGANWKLYTSPNETIIRSVKVIDTLIYTGSNREFGYWQRNEFGLLYYTSLSKKLKVDFLEDEEFWNIISVDDYILFQSLKRIYIYNKTDASYSIIDSETIIYKIFKVDETIYYQKTKDGIYKIENGKSKLISNHIILKENRLVNIFNKNGHLLIATENNGFYILNDENLSKWNIPANKKLLELSVFRSIQLKDKSFILGTRSNGILHLTSDGIIDYSIDTFHGLSNNTVHGVFEDAENNIWLALENGINCVNIKSPFSIYTDKEGKIGTIYTSSVFNNNLYIGTNHGLFYKPLGGKQGFKLVEGIQEAVWCLTMIDNTLFCGHDTGTSIINNDVGEKIKGIQQGTWNIKPIDDKTDLLLQGNYDGLYIIQKTNGTWVFRNKLEGFDLSSKFFEIYNDQVFVSHEYKGVFKIDVDNDFTKVLDIKKDPDLGKELNSSIAKYNNELLYTYKKGILKYNTEVNKFLKDTVLSTLFTEEDYTSGRIEFNKETNTLWCFSKRDLNYVAPGKLSNTLKVNKIPFSKSLPRGLTGYENISYLDNQRYLIGTSTGFVVLDLDKIPNKSYDISINSITKHSIATSPEIVNKNSNGSFINKDNNIEFIFGVSEFDKYLDTEYQYQLEGMYSNWSNWSSKPSTLFENLPYGDYVFNVRARVGNTMTKNIATYSFNIERPWHLSNAMITSYVFLVLLFSFIMHNVYKRYYKKQREALLQKTRRELELKELENKQQFMRFNNEKLRQDIDNKNRELGISTMSLIKKNEFLNSLKKELQNVDDLNKIKHVIKIIDRNINNTDDWHVFEEAFNNADKDFLKKIKQEHPSLTSNDLRLCAYLRLNLSSKEIAPLLNISARSVEVKRYRLRKKMDLPHESSLTDYILEI, from the coding sequence TTGAGACAACTCAGTTTTTTGTTTTTTAATATATTTTTTTGGGCCTGTGGTTTTTTACATGCTCAAGAACACCCCCCTATTGAAATTTTTTCACCAAAAGATTATGGTGCCGAAACTCAAAATTGGTCCATTTCTCAATCTAAAGAAAATTATATTTATGTAGCAAATAATAAGGGTTTACTTGAATTTAATGGTGCTAATTGGAAACTATACACCTCACCTAATGAAACTATTATTCGATCTGTTAAAGTTATAGACACCCTAATATATACTGGTAGTAATAGAGAGTTTGGATATTGGCAACGAAATGAATTTGGGTTACTATACTATACATCATTATCTAAAAAATTAAAAGTAGATTTTTTAGAAGACGAAGAATTCTGGAATATTATAAGTGTAGATGATTATATATTATTTCAATCTTTAAAGAGAATTTATATTTACAATAAAACAGATGCTTCTTATAGCATCATCGATTCTGAAACTATTATTTACAAAATATTCAAAGTTGATGAAACCATATACTATCAAAAAACGAAAGACGGCATTTACAAGATTGAGAACGGCAAATCAAAACTTATTTCTAATCATATAATTCTTAAAGAAAATAGACTCGTTAATATTTTTAATAAAAACGGTCACCTTTTAATAGCAACTGAAAATAATGGCTTTTATATTTTAAATGATGAAAACCTTTCTAAATGGAACATTCCTGCCAACAAAAAACTATTAGAATTAAGTGTATTTCGTAGTATTCAACTAAAAGACAAAAGTTTTATACTGGGAACCAGATCAAACGGTATATTACATTTAACTTCAGATGGCATTATAGATTATAGCATAGATACCTTTCATGGATTAAGTAATAATACGGTTCATGGTGTTTTTGAAGATGCTGAAAATAATATATGGTTAGCTTTAGAGAATGGCATTAATTGTGTGAATATTAAATCGCCTTTTAGTATTTATACAGATAAAGAAGGCAAAATAGGAACTATATACACGTCTTCCGTTTTTAATAATAATTTGTACATAGGTACTAATCATGGATTGTTTTATAAACCTCTGGGAGGGAAACAAGGTTTTAAACTTGTTGAAGGTATACAAGAAGCTGTTTGGTGTTTAACTATGATAGATAATACGTTGTTTTGTGGTCATGATACAGGAACGTCTATTATAAATAATGATGTAGGAGAAAAAATTAAAGGTATACAACAAGGCACCTGGAATATAAAACCCATAGATGATAAAACAGATTTATTATTACAAGGAAATTATGATGGTCTGTACATTATTCAAAAAACTAATGGTACCTGGGTGTTTAGAAATAAACTAGAAGGGTTTGATCTCTCAAGTAAATTTTTTGAGATTTATAATGATCAGGTTTTTGTTAGTCATGAATACAAAGGTGTTTTTAAAATTGATGTGGATAACGATTTTACAAAAGTTTTAGACATTAAAAAAGATCCGGATCTTGGTAAAGAATTAAACTCCAGTATTGCTAAATATAATAATGAACTATTATACACTTATAAAAAAGGAATCTTAAAGTACAATACAGAAGTTAACAAATTTTTAAAAGATACCGTTTTAAGCACTTTATTCACGGAAGAAGACTATACATCAGGGAGAATTGAGTTCAATAAAGAGACCAATACCCTGTGGTGCTTTTCTAAAAGAGACTTAAATTATGTAGCTCCAGGTAAATTAAGTAATACGCTAAAAGTTAATAAAATTCCTTTTTCCAAGTCATTGCCCAGAGGGTTAACAGGTTACGAAAACATATCTTATCTCGATAACCAAAGGTATTTAATAGGAACCTCAACAGGGTTTGTTGTCTTAGATTTAGATAAGATCCCTAATAAATCTTATGATATTTCAATTAATTCGATAACAAAGCATAGCATAGCTACAAGCCCAGAAATTGTAAATAAAAATAGTAATGGAAGCTTTATAAATAAAGACAACAATATAGAATTCATATTTGGTGTTTCAGAATTTGACAAATATCTCGATACGGAATATCAATACCAATTAGAAGGCATGTATTCCAATTGGAGTAATTGGTCTTCAAAACCCAGTACACTATTCGAAAATTTGCCTTATGGTGATTATGTTTTTAATGTTAGAGCCAGAGTGGGCAATACCATGACTAAAAATATAGCAACCTATAGTTTTAATATTGAAAGACCGTGGCATCTTTCAAACGCTATGATTACTTCATATGTATTTCTTGTGCTACTATTTTCATTCATTATGCACAATGTCTATAAACGTTATTACAAAAAACAGCGGGAAGCATTATTGCAAAAAACCCGAAGGGAACTAGAGTTAAAAGAACTTGAGAACAAACAACAGTTCATGCGTTTTAATAACGAAAAATTAAGACAAGATATTGACAATAAAAACCGGGAATTAGGCATTTCAACAATGAGTTTAATTAAAAAGAATGAGTTTTTGAATAGCTTAAAAAAGGAATTACAAAATGTTGATGACCTTAATAAAATAAAACATGTTATTAAGATCATTGACAGAAATATAAATAATACAGATGATTGGCATGTTTTTGAAGAAGCCTTTAATAATGCAGATAAAGATTTCCTTAAAAAGATAAAGCAAGAACATCCTTCGCTTACTTCAAATGATTTGAGATTATGCGCCTACCTCAGGCTCAATTTATCATCAAAAGAAATTGCTCCTCTACTTAACATCTCGGCTAGAAGTGTAGAAGTTAAACGTTATAGATTGCGCAAAAAAATGGATTTGCCGCATGAATCTAGCCTAACAGACTACATTTTAGAGATATAA